In the genome of Pseudonocardia cypriaca, the window CTGCAAGGACACGAACAGCGTGACGTCCGAGCTGTAGGCGCGCGGGGTGAGATAGGTCGCCACCCCGGCGCCCAGCAGGCCCAGCAGCACGCAGAGCACCGCGATTCCCCAGCGCTCGCGGAGCATGCGCATCGCTCGTTCAACGGTCATGTTCGCCCCCGGGAATCAAAACCCGTTGCAGTGTCGGAGTGTAGGCGCGCAAGCGACGTTGAAGCGCGTCCCGCCGATGCAGTGATCAGCATGGCACCCTCGGTGTGAGGAGGCCGTCGGTCCGGATCCGGTTCCTCCCGGCGTGCGGACAGGGCCGCGACCATCCCGACGAGGCCGAAGTACAGGCCGAAGATCGGCGGGCCGGTGAACGTCACCGTGGCGATGGACTGCACGACGGTCGCGACCGTCCATCCGACCGCCACGAGGCCGGCCCACCGGACGAGCGGCGAGGCCCCCGAGCGGTACAGCCGCCAGCTCGCCCGGTAGATCAGGATCATGCCGATGACGAACGCGAGCGCGCCGAGGTAGCCGGTCTCCCCGATGATCGCAGGCCACTCGGTGTCGGTGAGGAAGCGCCCGTCCTCGGCGGTGCGGCCGAGACCCCAGATCGAGGGGTAACCGCGCTCGAGGTACTCCGGGCTGTAGGTCGATGCCGCGATCGCGGAGCCGAACCGGCCGAACCCGGCCCCGGCCGGGAAGTACCCGGCTGCCACGCCGAACGAGTCGACCGTCAGCACCGTGCGCGCCGCGGGGTCGGCCTCTGGCGAGAGGTACTCGTCGTAGGTGACCGTGACGACCGTGGCGAGCGGGGTGGCGAGCACGACGGCCGCTACGGGCACGCACACGGCGACGGCGAGCAGCACGCCCGTGGAACGCCCCGCCGCCTTCACCCACAGCCATGCCGCGACGAGGCTGGTGATGGCCGTCCGGCGAGCGGTCAGGAGCGCGGCCGCGGCAGTGGCGATCAGCAGCGTGAACGTGAACGGCCCCTTGCGCACGGTCATCCGCCACGCCGTGAGCGCGATCGCCGACAGCGTCATGATCTGGCCGAGGTCGATCGGGTGGCTGAACGGCCCGATGAGCGACGGCAGGAAGCCACGCCCCTCGATGGCGTTGATGTCGCTCGCCATGACCGCGTTCCACGCGCCTTCGAACGCGAAGTTGGCCCCCGTGGCGAGGAGGCAGAAGACGATGACCAGCGCGCCCACGGCGGCCGTGACGCGCAGGTGGCGCTCCTCCCAGTCGACCTGGGCCACGGCCCACGCGAACACGAGCCCCTTGCACGCCACCACCCCGCCCAGGAGGAACGTGGCCGGTTCAACCCCCAGGAACAGGCCGCTGAGCAGGCCGGCCACGGCGAAGCCGAGGAACCACCACTGCCCCGGGAACGAGCGCAGCGCGCGGCGCGCGAGCAACCGGCGCAGCGGCAGGACGATGCCGCAGAGCAGGACGAGTCCTTCGTCCAGGTAGCCCAGCTGCGTGATCGGTACCAGGTGCTCGAGCGGGCGGACGAAGAGCACCGCCACCACGGTGACCCCGGCGGCCGCGGCGGGCGCCGCGAACACCAAGGTCACGGCCCCGACGACGACCACGGCCGCAACGGCGGCGAACGGCTGGACGACGGCGAGCGCGCCAACACCGACCGCCGCCAGCAGCCACGGCCATGCGTCGAACGCCCGGATCCGGCTCACAGCAGGTCCACCCCGGCGGCTCTGATCCGGTTGCGGGTGTCCAGCACGCGGTCGGCGTGGCGCTCGACGAGCTCCCAGTCGACGTCGTCGTGGTCGGTGAGGATCACCACGACGTCGGACGCGGCGAGGACCTCGGGCGTGCACTCGACCAGCTCCACGCCTGCGGGCACGTCGGCCGCGGTGACCTTGGGGTCGATCGCGGACAGCTGGGCGCCGAGCTCGGCGAGCCGGTTCGCCACCGGCAGGGCGGGGGACTGGCGGGCGTCGCCGGAGTTGCGCTTGTAGGTCAGCCCGACGAGCAGGACCCGGCTGCCGTTGACCGCGAGCTTCCTGCGGTTGAGGTGCTCCGTGACCCGGGAGACGACGTAGGCGGGCATGTTGTCGTTGACGTCGTTGGCGATCTCGACGAACCGGAACGTGCGGCCGAGCGAGCGGCGCACCTGCCACGACAGGTACGAGGGGTCGATCGGCAGGCAGTGGCCGCCGACGCCCGGGCCGGGCGTGAACTTCATGAACCCGAACGGCTTGGTCGCCGCCATGTCGACCACCGACCACACGTCGATGCCGAGCTCGTGGCAGTACATGGCCAGCTCGTTGACCAGCGCGATGTTGACGTGCCGGAACGTGTTCTCCAGCAGCTTCGCCAGCTCGGCCTCGCGGGTGCCCGGGGCCGGCACGGTGTTGTCGACGATCGTGTCGTAGAACTCCCGCACCGCGGCCGCCGAGGCCTCGTCGATACCGGAGACGATCTTCGGGGTGTTCTGCAGGTGCCAGGTGGGGTTGTTCGGGTCGATCCGCTCCGGGCTGTACCCGAGGTGGAAGTCGGTGCCGGCCGAGAGCCCCGACCCGGCCTCGAGGATCGGGCCGAAGACCTCCTCGGTGGTGCCGGGGTAGGTGGTCGACTCCAGCACGACGCAGGCGCCGGGCGTCAGGTGCGGCGCGAGCAGGCGGGCCGACTCCTCGATGTAGGACAGGTCCGGGGCGCCGTCGCGCAGCGGCGTCGGAACGCACACCACCGCGACCCGGAAGCCCGCGAGCTCGGCCGCGTCCTCGGTGGGCGTGAACCGGCCGGTGCGCAGGCAGGCCGCGATGTCCTCGTCGCCGATGTCGTCGATGAAGCTCTCACCGCGCCGCAGCTGGTCGATGCGGTGCTTGTCCAGGTCGAACCCGACCACGTGGTGGCCGACCTGCACCGCGCGCACGGCGAGCGGCAGCCCCACGTACCCCTGGCCGACGACGACGACCGTCATGATGTTCCCCCTCAGCAGAAATAGCGGTAGAGGAGCGCGCCCGCCCGCGCGGTGACCTCGTCGGGCACCGACGGGTCGGTGAGCAGGCGGGTGAGCTCACCCAGCTCCCGCCCGAACTCCTCCTGCTCGGGCGCCTGCAGCCAGGTGCCCGAGCGCAATGTGACGATGCGGCGCTCGTCGCTCGCCCACTTCCTCTTGAACCCGACGAGGCCGGGTTGGTCGAGGTCGGACAAGCCCCAGTCGACGAGCCGCATGCCGCGTTCGACGCCGCGCTGGATCCCCGTCCAGTAGACGGCGTCGTTCGGGCGTGCCCGCAGGTGCTCCGGTACCGAGGCACCGAACTTGTAGTAGATGACGTCGTCCCACTCGAGGAACATCGCGCCGGCGATCACCTCGCCGTCGAGCGAGGCGAGCAGGGTGAGGCAGCGTCCACCGGCGTGGAACTCGTGCCAGATGTTCTCGAAGAACTCGCGCGGCTGCGCGAGCAGGCGGTACTTGTGCTTGCGCAGCCCGACGTGCAGGCCGTGGAAGGTGCGCACCGCGTCGAGGTCCTCGCGGACGTCCACGCGTACCCCGGCCCGCCCGGCCGCCGCGATGTTGCGGCGCGACGTGCCGGAGATCCGCCGGTGCAGCTCGTCGACCCCGCCGTCGAGCGGGGTGCCGTGCCACGCCGCCGCACCGACGGCGCGCAGCCGCGGGTCGGCGAGCGCCGCCGAGTCGTCGAGGCAGCGCAGCGTGAGCTGGTCGTCGCCGGTCTTCGCCGCGTCCAGCAGCGCGGTCCAGACCGGGGGATCCGCCACGAGCGGGTCGGCCCGGTCGGAGAAGGGCAGGCTCGACAGCCGCCTGCCCCGCACGTCCTGCACGGTGACCCAGGCGAACCCCCCGACCGGCTCACCCGCGGGGTCGAGCGCGATCCGCGCCTCCGGGGTGAAGCCGTAGGAGCGGCACACCGCGTTGATCCACGGCGGCGAGGTGAACAGGCTCGCGCCCGGACCCGCGGCGAGCCGGCGCCACCGCGGATCGGTGACGGGATCGGCCGCGACCACGGTCAGAACGGTCATGGTCTCAGCTCGAACGGCGGCACCTCGGACGCCCTCCGCACCGCCGTGGACAGGGTGGCCACCAGGTCGTCCACCGTGATGTCGGCGGGTGCGCGGTGCACGGCGAGCCCGCGCGCGGCCAGCTCGTCGGCGAGCTCCCGCTGGTGGTCGTCGGCCGCCTCGCCGAACTCGGCCTCCCGGCTCGCCATCACCGCGAACCGGCCTGCGCCGAGGTTGGCGAGCGCCGAACCGGTGCCGGCGTGGCTGACCACGATGTCCGCTTCCGCGAGCGCGCCCATGAGGTCGGCGGCGGGCAGGAACGGGGTGGCCGTGATCGGGAGGTCGTCGACCGGCGTGCAGCCCGTCTGCCACAGGACGTCGATCGGCCGGCCCAGTGCCTGTGCGAGGGGGCCGTCGGCGGCCAGCAGCTTGGCCAGCGGCAGCACGAGCCTGCGGAACGGGAACTCGGCCGCCGTGCCGACCGTGACGACCACCTTCACGCGCTCGCCCAGCTCGCGCTCGGCCGGCACCGCCTCGTACGCGTCGAACCCGTTGCCGCCGTAGCGCCAGGGCCCGCCGCTCCACCTGCGGGACTGGGTGTAGGTGCGCACCCGGGGCACCCAGCGCAGGATGCGCCCGGTGAGCGAGGGCCCGCCGACCCGCGCCGCGCTCTCGATGTAGTGGCACTCCACGCCGCGCGCGGCGAGGTAGGGCAGGTAGCCCAGCGCGATGCCCGACCCGGTGGAGACGGCGCGGGTGGGGCGCCGCTCCCGGTACAGCCGGTGGGCGTGCCGCATGCACCGCAGCACGCCCGGCACGTCCTTCTGCCCGACGTAGGGGACGTACTCCACGTCGCGGCCCTGCAGGAGCGAGGTGCTCTGCTCGTTGGCGTGCGTGACCCAGACCGCGTCCGGGTCGGGCGGGATGCGCTCGGCCAGGCCGTGCAGCTGTGTGAGGTGACCGCCCGTCGTCGCGACGAGGACCGTGGTCACCGCGCCCCGCCCCCGCCCAGCAGGCTCGGCACCGTGCGAACGAGGATCTCCAGGTCGCGCGCGAGGGTGCGCTGCTCCACGTACCGGACGTCGAGGCGCAGCATGTCGAGCGTGCCGAGGGCGCTCCGCCCGCTGACCTGCCACAGCCCGGTGAGACCCGGCGGCACGTCGAACCGCGCCTGGTACTCGGCCGGGAACATCTCGGCCTCCCACTCGAGGCAGGGCCGCGGCCCCACGAGCGTCATGTCGCCCCGCAGCACGTTGATCAGCTGCGGTAGCTCGTCGAGGCTCGTGCGGCGCAGCAACCGGCCTACGCGGGTGACGCGCGGGTCGCGGTGGAGCTTCGAGCTGCCGTCGACGACCGTGTCCTCGCCCCGCAGCTCACGCGCGATGAGCTCGCGCAGAGCGCGGTCGTCGCCGCCCGGGGCCATCGTGCGGAACTTCAGCATCTCGAACGGGCGGCGGCGCATCCCCACGCGCTGCTGCCGGAACAGGGCGGGCCCGCCGTCCTCGAGCCGGATGGCGGCGGCTATGAGCAGCATCGGGATCGCCAGCGCCACGAGCGCCGCGCCGGAGACCACGATGTCGGTGAGCCGGCGCACGGCCGCGGCGAACCGCCCGGAAGTCGCCTTCCGCAGCCGCGCCCCCAGCCCGCGGACCGCGTGCCGCAGCCGCCAGGCCCGCCCGCCGACCCGGGAGATCACCCGGTAGGCCGTGGACAGCTTGAACCGGAACCGCAGCATCGAGTCGCCGCTACGCACGAACACCCGGTCGACCGCGAACCGGCCCTGCTCACGCGCCACCGCGAAGGCCACGTCGTAGCCCGCGCCGGCGACGGCGGCCCGGGCGGCGGGGTCGTGCGTGCCGTACGGGTAAGCGAACGCGCGGGCCCGCACGCCGGTGGTGGCCTCGAGCTGGTCGCGCGCGTCGGTGACGTGCACGCGCAGCGTGGCGTCGTCCATGCCGACCATGCGGGTGTGGTCGGCGCTGTGGACGCCCAGCTCCATGCCGAGATCGGGCAGCCCCTTCAGCTCCTCGGCAGGGGCGAGCCGCTCGCCCGAGTAGGCGGCGGTCCACTCCGCCCGGCCGCCCATGCGGTCGGGGCAGACGAACAGCACCGACGGGACGCCGGCCGCCTGCAGCGCAGGCGCCGCGACGTGCACCGCGGACTCGTGCCCGTCGTCGATCGTCACCAGGTAGGAGCGGCGCGGGGTCGGGGCTCCGTCCAGCGCCGCCAGGTACTCGTCGAGCGTGAGCGCCCGCCACCCGCTGCGCTGCAGGTAGCGCAGCTGGGCGGCGAACGCCTCCTCGCTGACGAACAGCTGCTCCGGGTCGGCGTGGGACGCGTCCCCGAAGTAGTGGTACATCAGCACACGGGGGGACCGCAGCGAGGGCACGCGGCGTGCGCCCTCGGTTCGGGACCCATCAGATCGGGACATCGTGCAGGACCTCGCAGACCAGGTCGATCTGCTCCGGCGCCATCCCGGGGAACAGCGGGAGCGAAAGGATCCGCTCGGCCGCCGCATCCACCACCGGCAGCGGCCCGTCGGCGTACTCCGCGAACGGGGGCTGGCGGTGGCAGGGCACCGGGTAGTGCAAACCCCACCCGATGCCTGCGGCGTCGAGCGCCGACGTGACGGTGGGCCGGTCCGGCACCTGGACCACCGCGAGGTGGTAGACCGGCTGGGCAGCCGGGTCCACCGCCACCGGGACGCACCACGATGGCAGGCCGCGCCGGTAACGCTCGACCAGCGCGGCGCGGTTCTCGTTCATCCGGTCCAGCCGGGCGAGCTTGACCCGCAGCGCCGCCGCCTGGAGCGTGTCCAGGCGGCTGTTGCGCCCGGAGATCTCGTGGACGAACCGGTCGGTGGCGGAGCGGCCGTGGTCGGCGAGCTGCCGGATCCGGTCGATCAGCTGCGCGTCGTCGGAGACCACCGCGCCGCCGTCGCCGAGTGCACCGAGGTTCTTGCCCGGGTAGAAGCTGAACGCCGCTGCCGTGCCCCAGCCGCCGGGACGGCGGTCCTGGTACCGGGCGCCGTGGGCCTGCGCGGCGTCCTCGATGACCGCGACCCCGTGCTGGGCGGCGAGCTTGCCCAGCGCGTCGACGTCGGCCATCTGCCCGTACAGGTGGACGGCCATGATCGCCGCCGTGTGCGAGGTGATTGCGGCGGCCACGGCGTCCGGGTCGACGAGCAGGGTGTCGGGACGCACGTCGACGAACCGGGGGCGCGCGCCCACCGTGCACACCGCCTCGACGGTGGCGACGAACGTGTTCGCGGGCACGATCACCTCGTCGCCGGGACCGATCTCCAGCGCGGCGAGGATCAGCTCGAGCGCGTCGGTGCCGTTGGCCACCCCGACGCAGTGTGCCGCCTCGCAGTGGGCCGCGAACTCCGCCTCGAAGGCCGCGACCTCGGGGCCGTTGATGAACCGGCCGTGCGCGAGCACCTCTTTCCACGCGACGTCGAGGTCGTCGCGGAGGTCGAGGTGCACCGCGGCCAGGTCCAGGAACGGAACGGGCGTGGCGCCGCTCACGACACGGCTCGCACGCCGGGCACGATCTGCGACGGCTTCAGCACCGGGGCGGTGCGCCCGGTGACCAGCGCGGCGTCGGTGGCCGCCAGCACGCGCACGATGTCGAGGCCGCGCTCGCCAGGGGTCTCCGACGCGACGCCGGTGCGGACCGAGTCGACGAACGCCCGGTCCTGGGCCATCAGCGGCTCGTGGAACGGAACGAACGGCGAGACGATGTCGCCGGTGCGGTAGCTGACCGGCCGCTCGTGGGCACTGTGCGGGTCGTCGATGCTCGACGGGTCGACCCCGATGTCGTAGATGCGGATCCGCTCGTTGTCGGACATGTCGTCGTAGACGGCCATCTTCCGCTCGCCGACGACGGTCGTGCGGCGCACCTTGTTCGGGTTCAGCCAGCTGACGTGCACGAACGCGCGCGTCTGCGGGAAGTCGAGCCGCAGGTACGCGACGTCCTCCCGCCACGGCGTGACGTTGCGGTCGCCCCACACCGACGCCGCGACCGGCAGCTCGTCCAGCAGGAACGATGCGATCGAGATGTCGTGCGGCGCGAGGTCCCAGATCACGTTCACGTCGCGCTGGTAACGGCCGAGGCTCAGCCTGGCCGAGTCGATGTAGAGAACGCGCCCGAGCGTGCCGGAACGGATGATGTCCCGCAGCTGGCGGACCGCGGCGTTGTACTCGAACGTGTGCCCGACCATCAGCTGCACGCCCTGCACGGCCGCGGCGAGCACCATGGCCTCGGCGTCCGCCACGGACGTGGCCATCGGCTTCTCGACGAGCACGTGCTTGCCCGCGTTGATCGCCTGCAGCGCGATGTCGGCGTGCCCCGCGGGCGGCGTGGCCACCAGCACGGCGTCGACGTCGTCGAGCACGTCCGCCAGCGACGTGGCCGTCCTCTCGACAGACGGGTAGTAGGCGACCGCCTCCTCGAGCCGCTCGGCGTGCTCGTCCACGACCACGACGTCCACGTCAGGCATCGTGCTCAGCACGCGGACGTGCTTGCTCCCCCAGTAGCCGTATCCGACGACGGCAACCCTTGTTTCAACTCGCTTCGCCACCGGTCCCCCAGACCCTGCGATGCTTTCCCCCTGACCGACGCCGGCGCGGAATGAGGCGCCGCCGTCCGGCGACAGGTCCGCATCCGCGGATCCCGGACGATGTTCGCGCCCCGTGTTCCAGACTGCTCACGAACCTCGCCGACGAGATCATGGATCCCGTACCCGCCGCCTGTTCTGGCTATCAGGAGAATAGGTGGGGGTGTTACAGGGTTTTCTCAGGTCGGCGTTCGGGTGACCCTATAGGCCACGCTCGGCGGAGGGTGTTACCCCGGACGGCCTAGACCGGGCCCGGGTTGCCCCTCCCGGGGAGCGCCCTGCGGCGAACGGTCGGCGGGGCGTCGACTATCGTCTGCGCACGTGAGCGTGTGGGAGACGATCCTCTACTTCGCGGTGCCCTCGGTGGCGTTGTACCTGGGTATCGCGTTGCTGGTGGTCGCACCGCGGATGGCGCGCAGGCCCCGGTACCGCGTGGGACAGCCGTGGCCGCACGACCCGATGTGGTGGACGGCCAACCCGCAGGGCGCGCACCTGCCCGCGGTCGACCAGTCAGGCGACCACTCGGGCGACCACACCGCCGACCGTGCCCACGCCCTCGTGGGTGCCCGCGCCGGCGCAGAGCGAGGAGGTGCCCGTGGCAGCTGGTGAGGGACACCCGGGCAGCACCACCGACCACGGTGGCACCGGCACGGCCGTCGTCCGCTCGGACAGCGAGGACCTGCCGGTCGGCTCGGTCGTCACCGCGTCCGGCCGGATCTCGCGCGCGGAGGAGTACAAGGAGCCGTCGCGCGCCGACCAGCCGTTCACCCCGGTCCAGATGACCCGGCTCGACGAGGCGCTCACGCTCGCCAGCCGGGAGACCGGCCTGCGGTTCAGCGTGTACCTCGGAGACCTCGGCCCCGAGCCGTCGGCCCGCGTGGCCGAGCTGCACGACCAGATCGAGGGGTCCAGCGAGGCCGTGCTCGTCGCGGTGAGCCCCGGGCAGCGGTTCGTCGAGGTGCTCAGCGGAGCCGAGGCGCGCACCCGGCTGCCCGACCGCGGCGCCAAGCTGGCCGTCATGAGCATGGTCGCCTCGTTCAAGGAGGGCGACCTGCTCGGAGGCCTGCTCAGCGGTCTTCGCATGCTGGCCGACCAGGCCGGCGGCCGTCGCCGCACGCGCTGACGCCCCCACCGGGTCGCCCGCCGCGCGCGGGGCGCCGTCGCCCGACCGCTCATCACGGTTCGTCGCGCTCGCACGCGGAACCCGACCGGTAACCGATCGGCCGTAACCTCCGAGCTTTAACCGTAGTTGGTGATGGTCGACGCAGTGGTCCACGTCGCATACTGTTCGTCCACGGCCTCCTCCGGGACCACGGACTGATGAAGGGCAGGGACCTACATGGGTGACGCGGCTACGGGACATTCGGCCGGTGATCGACAGCGTCGCGGCCGGCGGGGCACTGGCTCGTCCGTCCTGACGCCACCCACGGGTATGCCGGTCATCCCGGACCTCGAGAGTTCCTTCCCGGTGCAGCGGCGGGAGACCCCGCCCACTCCCGTCGAGCCGCCCCAGCCGCCCGCGCAGCAGACGGTCGTCGACCCGTGCACCTGCGGCCACGGGCCCGAGGCGCACGAGCACTACCGGCCCGGCAGCGACTGCGGCGCCTGTGGTCGCAGCAGTTGCGGCGAGTACCGCCCGGCCAACAGCGCATGGCGCCGCTTCCTGCGCAGCGTGGGGCTCACCCACTGAGCCAGGTCTTCCCCGACCTCTCCCGCGTGGACCTGGGGGAGATCGAGTACGACACCGCCGTCACGGCCATGCAGGGCTGGGTGGCGGAATGCCGGTCGGGCACGGCAGGCGACCGCCTCTTCCTGCTCTCCCACCCGCCGGTCGTCACCTACGGCTCGCGGACCTCGCCCGCCGACCTCCCGGCGGCCACGTCCGGGCTGCCCGTGGTCGAGGTCGACCGCGGAGGGCAGGCCACCTACCACGGCCCCGGCCAGATCGTCGGCTACCTGGTGGCCAACGTGCGGGAGCGCGGCCCCGCCGACGTCGTCCGCTGGATGGAGCAGGGCATCATCGCCGCCCTACAGTCCCTCGGCTTCCCCGCCGTCCGACGGCAGACCGCGCCCGGCGGCCCCAGCCTCGTCGGCGTGTGGACGCCGGACGACCGCAAGATCGCCTCGATCGGCATGCGGATCCGCGGTGGCGTCAGCAGCCACGGCTTCTCGCTGAACGTCGACCCGGACATGACGGCCTTCGACCAGTTCGTCTCCTGCGGCCTGTCCGACCCGATCACGTCGCTCCAGGTGCTGGCGGAGGAGCGGGGGGACAAGGCCCCGCCGGAGGCGGAGGTCCGCGACGCCCTCGCAAAGGCGTTGGGCGCGAGCTGAGCACTCCCGGTTTGCGACGAGCGGCGCGTTGGTCGGATAGGTTCCGACCAACGCGCCGTTCGTCGGAACGGGCGGGGCGTGGGGCTAGGACCTGTCGAACTCGCGTGCCCCCAGCGCCCGGACGATGCCGGCGCGGCCCTCGGACACCAGGCGGCGGAGTGCGGGCGGGTGCGACTCGTCGGCCAGCCATGCGTCGGCGGCATCGACGGTTGACTTGTCCACCGCCCACGACGGGAACAGCCCCACCACCACCTGCTGCGCGCGCTCACTGGTGCGCCGCGACCACACCTCGGCCACCTCGGCGAAATAGCGCTCCACGTACCCGCCGAGCAGCCCGCGCTGCACCGGGTGTGAGAAGCCGCTGATGATCGCCTCCTGCACGGCGTTCGGGATGTCGTCGTCGTGCACGGCCCGGGTCCAGGCCCGCTCCTTGGCCTCGGCCGTCGGGATCAGCGCGCGAGCCCGCTCGGCCTGCCGCTGCCCGGTGGAGGTGGGGTCGCGTTCGAGCTCGGCGTCGATCTCCGGCTCACGGGCGTAGCCGTGCGCCACCAGCGCGTGCAGGAGCCGCCACCGCAGGTCGGTGTCGACGGTCAGCCCGTCCGGCACGTCGACGCCGTCCAGCCAGCCGCGCATCCCGTCGAGCACCGTCGTGTAGAGGACGCTGCCGGTGAGCGCGTTGACCACCGCCAGCTGCGCGTCGGAGCCTGCGGGCGCGGTGTCCAGGCGGAACAGCAGCGCGTCGACCAGCATCGGCCAGCCGCGCTCGGCGGCCCACTGCTCGTCGGCGTAGGACGCCACGGCGGTCTGCGCCTGCATCAGCAGCCGCTGCACGACGCCCACCTCGGACTCGGCGCCGAAACCGCCTGCCACGAGGGCGACGAAGTCGCGGGCCTTGAGCTCGGCCTCCCGGGTCATCTCCCAGGCCGCCGACCAGCACAGGGTGCGGGGCAGCGGCTCGGCGATGTCGCCGATGCGGTCCACGAGGGTGGCCAGCGAGCCCGGGTCGAGGCGCAGCGCGCAGTAGGTGAGGTCGTCGTCGTTGACCAGCACGAGCTTGCCGCCCGGCACCCCGACGAGCTCCGGCACCTCGGTGCGCTCGCCCTCGACGTCGACCTCGACGCGGTGGGTGCGCACGAGCTTGCCGTCCCGGTCGTCGTAGACGCCGACAGCGAGCCGGTGGGTGCGCAGCTCGCCCGCGCCGGGCCGGGCCCCGCCCTGCACAACGGCGAAGCGGGTGAACCGGCCCTCGTCGTCCAGCTCGAACGACGGGCGCAGCAGGTTGAGCCCCGTGGTCTTCAGCCACTGCGCGCCCCAGTCGGACAGGTCGCGGCCGGAGGACTCCTCGAGGGCCGTGATCAGATCGTCGAAGGTGGCGTTGCCCCAGGCGTGCCGCTGGAAGTAGGTGCGCAGCCCGGCCAGGAACGGCTCCAGCCCGACGTAGGCGACGAGCTGCTTGAGCACCGACGCGCCCTTGGCGTAGGTGATGCCGTCGAAGTTCACCTCGACGGCCTGCACGTCCGGGATGTCGGCGGCCACGGGGTGCGTGGACGGCAGCTGGTCCTGCCGGTAGGCCCACGACTTCTCGACGTTCGCGAACGTCGTCCAGGCCTGCGTGTACTCCGTTGCCTCCGCCTGGCAGAGCACCGACGCCCAGGTCGCGAACGACTCGTTCAGCCACAGGTCGTCCCACCAGCGCATGGTGACGAGGTCGCCGAACCACATGTGCGCCATCT includes:
- a CDS encoding nucleotide sugar dehydrogenase, which gives rise to MTVVVVGQGYVGLPLAVRAVQVGHHVVGFDLDKHRIDQLRRGESFIDDIGDEDIAACLRTGRFTPTEDAAELAGFRVAVVCVPTPLRDGAPDLSYIEESARLLAPHLTPGACVVLESTTYPGTTEEVFGPILEAGSGLSAGTDFHLGYSPERIDPNNPTWHLQNTPKIVSGIDEASAAAVREFYDTIVDNTVPAPGTREAELAKLLENTFRHVNIALVNELAMYCHELGIDVWSVVDMAATKPFGFMKFTPGPGVGGHCLPIDPSYLSWQVRRSLGRTFRFVEIANDVNDNMPAYVVSRVTEHLNRRKLAVNGSRVLLVGLTYKRNSGDARQSPALPVANRLAELGAQLSAIDPKVTAADVPAGVELVECTPEVLAASDVVVILTDHDDVDWELVERHADRVLDTRNRIRAAGVDLL
- a CDS encoding lipid II:glycine glycyltransferase FemX; this translates as MTVLTVVAADPVTDPRWRRLAAGPGASLFTSPPWINAVCRSYGFTPEARIALDPAGEPVGGFAWVTVQDVRGRRLSSLPFSDRADPLVADPPVWTALLDAAKTGDDQLTLRCLDDSAALADPRLRAVGAAAWHGTPLDGGVDELHRRISGTSRRNIAAAGRAGVRVDVREDLDAVRTFHGLHVGLRKHKYRLLAQPREFFENIWHEFHAGGRCLTLLASLDGEVIAGAMFLEWDDVIYYKFGASVPEHLRARPNDAVYWTGIQRGVERGMRLVDWGLSDLDQPGLVGFKRKWASDERRIVTLRSGTWLQAPEQEEFGRELGELTRLLTDPSVPDEVTARAGALLYRYFC
- a CDS encoding glycosyltransferase, translated to MTTVLVATTGGHLTQLHGLAERIPPDPDAVWVTHANEQSTSLLQGRDVEYVPYVGQKDVPGVLRCMRHAHRLYRERRPTRAVSTGSGIALGYLPYLAARGVECHYIESAARVGGPSLTGRILRWVPRVRTYTQSRRWSGGPWRYGGNGFDAYEAVPAERELGERVKVVVTVGTAAEFPFRRLVLPLAKLLAADGPLAQALGRPIDVLWQTGCTPVDDLPITATPFLPAADLMGALAEADIVVSHAGTGSALANLGAGRFAVMASREAEFGEAADDHQRELADELAARGLAVHRAPADITVDDLVATLSTAVRRASEVPPFELRP
- a CDS encoding sugar transferase, which codes for MYHYFGDASHADPEQLFVSEEAFAAQLRYLQRSGWRALTLDEYLAALDGAPTPRRSYLVTIDDGHESAVHVAAPALQAAGVPSVLFVCPDRMGGRAEWTAAYSGERLAPAEELKGLPDLGMELGVHSADHTRMVGMDDATLRVHVTDARDQLEATTGVRARAFAYPYGTHDPAARAAVAGAGYDVAFAVAREQGRFAVDRVFVRSGDSMLRFRFKLSTAYRVISRVGGRAWRLRHAVRGLGARLRKATSGRFAAAVRRLTDIVVSGAALVALAIPMLLIAAAIRLEDGGPALFRQQRVGMRRRPFEMLKFRTMAPGGDDRALRELIARELRGEDTVVDGSSKLHRDPRVTRVGRLLRRTSLDELPQLINVLRGDMTLVGPRPCLEWEAEMFPAEYQARFDVPPGLTGLWQVSGRSALGTLDMLRLDVRYVEQRTLARDLEILVRTVPSLLGGGGAR
- a CDS encoding DegT/DnrJ/EryC1/StrS family aminotransferase, whose amino-acid sequence is MSGATPVPFLDLAAVHLDLRDDLDVAWKEVLAHGRFINGPEVAAFEAEFAAHCEAAHCVGVANGTDALELILAALEIGPGDEVIVPANTFVATVEAVCTVGARPRFVDVRPDTLLVDPDAVAAAITSHTAAIMAVHLYGQMADVDALGKLAAQHGVAVIEDAAQAHGARYQDRRPGGWGTAAAFSFYPGKNLGALGDGGAVVSDDAQLIDRIRQLADHGRSATDRFVHEISGRNSRLDTLQAAALRVKLARLDRMNENRAALVERYRRGLPSWCVPVAVDPAAQPVYHLAVVQVPDRPTVTSALDAAGIGWGLHYPVPCHRQPPFAEYADGPLPVVDAAAERILSLPLFPGMAPEQIDLVCEVLHDVPI
- a CDS encoding Gfo/Idh/MocA family protein, with the translated sequence MAKRVETRVAVVGYGYWGSKHVRVLSTMPDVDVVVVDEHAERLEEAVAYYPSVERTATSLADVLDDVDAVLVATPPAGHADIALQAINAGKHVLVEKPMATSVADAEAMVLAAAVQGVQLMVGHTFEYNAAVRQLRDIIRSGTLGRVLYIDSARLSLGRYQRDVNVIWDLAPHDISIASFLLDELPVAASVWGDRNVTPWREDVAYLRLDFPQTRAFVHVSWLNPNKVRRTTVVGERKMAVYDDMSDNERIRIYDIGVDPSSIDDPHSAHERPVSYRTGDIVSPFVPFHEPLMAQDRAFVDSVRTGVASETPGERGLDIVRVLAATDAALVTGRTAPVLKPSQIVPGVRAVS
- a CDS encoding DUF5130 family protein, which encodes MAAGEGHPGSTTDHGGTGTAVVRSDSEDLPVGSVVTASGRISRAEEYKEPSRADQPFTPVQMTRLDEALTLASRETGLRFSVYLGDLGPEPSARVAELHDQIEGSSEAVLVAVSPGQRFVEVLSGAEARTRLPDRGAKLAVMSMVASFKEGDLLGGLLSGLRMLADQAGGRRRTR
- the lipB gene encoding lipoyl(octanoyl) transferase LipB, with the translated sequence MDLGEIEYDTAVTAMQGWVAECRSGTAGDRLFLLSHPPVVTYGSRTSPADLPAATSGLPVVEVDRGGQATYHGPGQIVGYLVANVRERGPADVVRWMEQGIIAALQSLGFPAVRRQTAPGGPSLVGVWTPDDRKIASIGMRIRGGVSSHGFSLNVDPDMTAFDQFVSCGLSDPITSLQVLAEERGDKAPPEAEVRDALAKALGAS